In Toxotes jaculatrix isolate fToxJac2 chromosome 11, fToxJac2.pri, whole genome shotgun sequence, a single genomic region encodes these proteins:
- the galm gene encoding aldose 1-epimerase, giving the protein MTEVSHQQWGEVSGLGSVDLWVLQSSQVRVEILTLGAIIRSVCSRGKDGQVEDVVLGYDDLEGYVSDKRYLGAVVGRVANRIARGRFVVEGKEYQLDINNGPNALHGGLRGFNKAVWLAIAVEGGVQLSHTSPDGDQGYPGEVQVSVTYTLQGETLTAEYRARSTKTTPINLTNHSYFNLAGQGAADIYDHEVSISAQSYLPVDDTSIPTGEIRAVEGTPFDLRKPVLIGPRLKDVPGPGFDHNFCLSSPGDACTERHSARVCHPASGRVLEVSTSQPGVQFYTANFLDGSITGKSGVRYGKHSSFCLETQNWPDAVNQASFPDCLLRPDENYQHVTRFTFTTV; this is encoded by the exons ATGACTGAGGTGAGCCACCAGCAGTGGGGAGAGGTGTCTGGCCTGGGCAGTGTGGACCTGTGGGTTCTCCAGTCATCCCAGGTGCGGGTGGAGATCCTCACCCTGGGAGCCATTATCAGGTCTGTGTGCAGCAGAGGGAAGGATGGTCAAGTGGAGGACGTAGTCTTGGGCTACGATGACCTGGAAG gTTATGTGTCAGATAAGCGGTACCTGGGAGCTGTCGTAGGCCGTGTGGCCAACAGGATCGCTCGGGGACGCTTTGTCGTGGAGGGAAAAGAGTATCAGCTGGATATCAACAATGGGCCTAATGCATTGCATGGAGGGCTGCGGGGCTTCAATAAG gcTGTCTGGCTCGCTATAGCTGTGGAAGGGGGTGTACAGCTGAGTCATACCAGTCCAGATGGAGACCAGGGTTATCCTGGAGAGGTTCAGGTCTCCGTCACCTACACCCTGCAG GGGGAAACACTAACTGCTGAATACCGGGCCAGGTCTACCAAAACCACCCCCATCAACCTCACCAACCACTCATACTTCAACCTGGCTGGACAG ggtgcaGCAGATATCTATGACCATGAAGTGTCCATCAGTGCTCAGTCCTACCTGCCTGTGGATGACACATCCATTCCTACAG GAGAGATCAGAGCAGTGGAGGGCACGCCCTTTGACCTCAGAAAgcctgttctgattggtcctcGGCTGAAGGACGTTCCAGGTCCAGGGTTTGACCACAacttctgtctgtcctcaccCGGAGACGCCTGCACAGAGAGACATTCTGCCAG AGTGTGTCACCCGGCCAGTGGGCGTGTCCTGGAGGTTTCTACCAGCCAACCAGGAGTCCAGTTCTACACTGCCAACTTCCTGGATGGCTCTATAACAGGAAAGAGTGGGGTTAGGTACGGGAAGCACAGTTCCTTCTGTCTGGAGACGCAGAATTGGCCTGATGCTGTCAACCAG GCTTCATTTCCTGACTGCCTCCTGCGTCCTGACGAGAACTATCAACACGTCACTCGCTTCACCTTCACCACCGTCTGA